A window of Fibrobacterota bacterium genomic DNA:
TTCCGACTATATTTACCCCTCTCACAAAATTTCTGGAGCCGCCCGATGAAAACCGGAATCCATCCTAAATACGAACCGCAAACCTTCAATTGCTCCTGCGGCAATATCATCGAAGTGCGCGCCACCATTCCCGGCCAGGGCATCGAAATCTGCTCCAACTGCCATCCGTTCTACACCGGTAAGCAGAAGATCCTCGACTCCGCCGGACGTATCGAAAGGTTCACCTCTCGCTACACCACCATCGTGGGCGCCAAGCGCAAGACCCGGACGGCCTCGAAGGACGCCCCCAAGGCCGAATGAACCCCTTCCGCAAAGGGCTCCACCGCCTCACGTGGACCCTTTCCTTCCTCGCCGACTACCAGCCGGAAAGCATCGGCGGGCAAGCGGTGATCGAAGGCGTTCTGATGAGGAGCCCGCGGCGCCTAGCCGTCGCGGTGCGCGCCCC
This region includes:
- the rpmE gene encoding 50S ribosomal protein L31, coding for MKTGIHPKYEPQTFNCSCGNIIEVRATIPGQGIEICSNCHPFYTGKQKILDSAGRIERFTSRYTTIVGAKRKTRTASKDAPKAE